The following is a genomic window from Prunus persica cultivar Lovell chromosome G7, Prunus_persica_NCBIv2, whole genome shotgun sequence.
gcattttgtttaaaaactAAATATCTACTGCATTTGTATCTACTAGTCTGGCCAATTTAATGGCTTAGCTAAGTTGGCCACATAATTAATTTCTGTTACAGGAGCGGGAAAAGGCTCCTCCCTTTTGCAGCATCAGCAGAACGCAGTCAAATAGATATGGTTATATTTCAAACTTATGCGTCTCCAAAGCAGCACGTTGCCAGGGTATTGCAAGCAGTATGATGCATTTTGCTATTAGATTAGCATTGTTAGAGGGTAAGATTAAAATGAAGCATGAATTGTTCTCTGGGGTTATAGAAATGTCTGATATGGCGCAGTTGAATAAGGGCACATGAATTCCTCTTCTTATTCTATTGGTTTTCAATGTAACAGGTGCAGAACAGGTTTATGTGCATGTGCAtagaaagaacaaaccagcgCAGGAACTGTACCGAAAGATGGGCTTTGAGGTATTACTATCACGGTTGTGCATTTGTAGATTGTACTCACCTAGCTTTATTCTcaagtttttaatttgaacAAGGACTGATGCACAGCTTTACATTCTTTTCAGATGGTTGAAAAGGCGACGTCTCAATTAGAAGAAGAGCAAACTTATTTGCTTCGTTTCAAGGCCTGAAAGCAGCTTAttcgcacacacacacacacacactcattcatgattcttttgttcttggaattAAACAATTACTGTAGAATACTTGTGTCTACATGTGACATGAGTTAggtcaaaatccaaaaatctcACTTACTGTACAAAGTCAAGAAGTCAAAGAGACGACCCTGCAAAGGTTTTTGGTATAGAATGTACTTGTCGCTCCTTGTTCAACAAAAATATggtgaaatgaaaaatattatgcAGTCCAATTCTCACTTTCTTTAACCGATTAACGCTGATTGTAAttgtgaatatttttttttttctaatattgTTTTTCAAGGAGATAACTTTACTGGGTACATTACATGCAATCTATGTAATAATGCCCTTCCCTTTGGCAATCGCTACAAGGCAGGGTTTACTCACAAAATTACGATGAAAAATCAGTCTGATGGATGATATGACATTGTTTGTTCCAAATCCAGTTAGAAGACAGCGTTagtcttcaaatttttattatttatagagATGCATCTCCTACACCAGAAATTGATGACAATTATTTCAAAGATTTTCCAGCGGATTCCCAAGGCTTTTAAGCACAAGTCAACTAATCAAACATGTAGCTCTATGATTAATCTCTTACCAAAGAAACCTTGAATGGATAGGCTACAAATGAGTGAACCAGCCAGAGGATCAGTAAAGGGACAGCTTGGGAAGTCGTCTGTGGTTGCTAAAACAAGGTTCCACCTCATCTCCGAAGATGTTTCAGGAGCCACCAAACAAGCCCAATAGTGTGGAGTAGCTCCAATGGAATCAGTTATTTGTGGCAAAGCAGGGTTTCTGGTCACCAAAGCCTTAGCAGCCTCTATGCTGTCGTCACCAGAGACCGCAACGAAATGCAAGGCCGTTTGACTCATGGAGGTTCTTGCTGCTAGTGCTTCTGCAGACATAAGTTCCACAAGCTTCAATAAGAACTGCCACTTACCTTATTTAATAGCAACATAACATGCAGCGTCGCTTCTCTACTAAATTGCTAAAAAAATAGGCAACTAAATAATCTCTCCCTGCAATCAACGAACTTGGCAAGCCAGCTGTTCTAAAAATTTGGGATGAACTGCTTTCTTCTCAAAAACGTACGCAAAGTAAAATTATtctctctttatcttttgCCATTATTGGTTTGTATGTGTTGAGTAGGTGAATGAGGGAAGCAAATCAACAGGGTATGTCCCACAAAAACATAAGATGGCCAAACAGAGGAACCATGTAATCAGTGGCTCTAGCTTTCAATTCAACAATACAACCAACACTCAAATTTGATGTGGTGTGcatcattttttcttcaaactaATATTATCCTCTTGTCATCTACCACATCatttgataattaaaatttaaagggaaaaacaaataaagtgATTATTGCCTGTTGTGAACTTATGCACTCTCCCTTTTCGGAATATCGATGTTTCCAGTAGTGAAGTTTCATGTTTGAATATATAGATGCAGGAAAAAACACTGCATTCACTGTACAGTAAGGAGAGGCATTTACATTAGCAGGTGAAAAGGTAATGTTTCTAGATGACAAGAATTTCATAAGTCAAATATGTTGAGCATGTAACAGAATGCCAGACTAAAGCACAAATAACATGTGCCACAAATACATATCCTCTAGTTttatttacaacgttttttttttggtctgacaGTCTCATTTAGAACGTTGGTGCACAACTTAATGCAGAATCGGCCTTTCATCACTGATCCGTTTGTAACAAACACAGCCAAACACAAGCTCAAGCATCTTTTTTGCATAGATCCATCGAATTATCAATGTTTTCAGGGCGAAAGATGCTTTGTCCAAATGTTGACCGTACCATTTGGATAAACAAGGGAAGCTGCAGCATGGCAAAGAGAGCCACCAGGCAAGTGGCCAGCGATGTGATTGTGATAGAAACCCAATTGAATCTGTTATTGAGAACAAGCACAATAGTTGCACCAAAGGCTACCATCATGGAGGCTATAGCAAAAAATAGAGAAGCCAAGCCTATCATCAATCTCCTTGGTAATGACTGAAGGAAATCTTCTTCCGCATAACGTGCAGTTAGTATTGATAAAAACATCAACAGGGAAGTTAAAGAAGCAAATAGAGCTATTGCATCTGAAACAACAAACACCATGAATGTGCTTGAGTTCTTCCGTAACAAATTTGGAGATCCATCATTGTCGTTACCTCCAGGTACTGTAAAAGCAGCAGCAAAAACAACCGTGGCAATGAGAGTTGCAACGAGCATGCAAGAATTTGAAGTATCCTTCAGCCATTTTTCTCCACGCTGAGCTAATTCTTTGTGTTCCTTGGTGAATAATTCCCTTGCAGTTTCACCTTTTTTGTTCAGATTGTCCTTATAATAAGGGTGAACTAGTTTCTCCACCACCTAAATACCCAAAATAAGAGAATTAATAATGTCAAATATGTGTACGTGTACTAGCAATTGATAAGTTTTCTAGATAAATACCTTGAACCACTGCAACTCTCTCTGCATTTGTAGAGCTGGACAAGATACAGATGAGAGTTGGGGAAGAGGAGCCAACTTTGCTGCCAGATGCAAGATGGTTCCCCCGGATTCAGATTTAAGTAGTGTAGAAGCAATTAATTTACTTCGTGCAGTCTTACCACAGACAATACGGAAAAGATTTTCATGCCGAAATTCAATAGCAAAAGGGAGTAATAAATATCGGTCTTTGCTGAGGATAAACCACATTAGATCAGGAAAAAATTCTACTAGTGTCCTTATAAATTCAACTATCCCGTTAGTGGCAGCTATCTCGAGGATATCTGACTTAACCTGCTCCTGTGAAAGTTGTAAGCAAATTTGTCTCAGTAGTTCAACTGCACAATGATGTCTGAGCTTTGCATCATGGAGTCGCATGAAACCAGCTCGTGCTGCACGTTAAAAATGTAAGAGACATGAGTGGAAAGCATCCAGCAATAGCAAATACGGAAGGGTAAGATTCGAATCCAGACCTATTCGTTTAATAGCTCCAAAAAGCATTCGTCTTAACCAATGAACTGCAACAGAGAACGAAATCATTCAAGAAAATGTCAATTGTTGCAATATAGCCAGTTTCGCCTCTAATTGATCAAAACTAACTGTACAGGTGGtttgatatttttaattaaatagacAGTACAAGTAGAACATCATCTTGGTACAACAACATTTAGCTGCATGGTACACtcctttggcttctttttcCTATTCAAATCTTTAGCTATGAGAAAACCTACTTTGTGATGTAACTGTTGAAACACATGTAGAAAGTAGCTCACAAAACTATCTTATAGCAAGCACAAGCCTTTGCATTGCAGAGTTTCATAATCTAGACGTGattccaaaaataatataaaatatgaattatttttggaagcactatatataaaattaaatctGACCTTTTACTTCAAAATCACCTGATTATAACTTTCACTGCAACCCTGTTTTGCTCTTCTTAAACCAAACTAAAAGGTTGactaaaacaaaacccaactaACAGAAGACAAACTTGCATGATATTCACGGCTATAGAGATGGGCCTCCAATAGAAACTAATTCTTTTCCAAATATGATAAAAACCTGAAAATACTTAGCAACAATTCCAAACCCTGACCTCTATACTGTTCTGAAGGATCACTTTGGACGCTTTCATGGCGAGCCACAGAGGCTCTCACTGAGTGTGGGGGCCCACAGTCAACTTCAACAGGGAGAACTGAAACCAAAATGGAAAGTGATACACAAGATTTCAGAAACCAGTAGGAAAAACAACAAGGCATAGAAGAGAGGGGGAACatgtaaaattgtaaaaatgagAGAGGAGGCGTAACATGGGTAAATGCAGCTCTCCCAAGATCCAAGCCTGCTGCCACTAAGGAAGTTTGACTTGTTCCTTGCCAAAACATCTAAAGGAGTACAAACTTCTTGATCAGTTTCAGTGGCCAAGTTAGGGTATTCCTTAACTAGATACAGTGAAATTTCTGTTgcacaaaattttaaagcaaATCAGTTAAATAATAATAGAGGGGAAGTGaaataatagaaataaaagttaTCCACATTTTGTGCACGAGAGGCTAAATACCAGGGAAACCTGAAGCAATAAGCACGTTGACAAGGTTAGCAGCCAAAGGACCAGTTGAGGGAAGACCAGGTTTCTCACGTTTAGTTACCAACAACAAGTACCACACCAGCTCCTTATTCTCAGAAGCAAAAGTGGCGGCTAGGAGTAGCGCAGTTCTTCCTGCGCTATCTAAACGTTGTGTCAACTTGGGGTTTTTCCCCAACAATGCCTTAGCAGACCTCAGGTTTCCACCTATAGCAGCATAGTGGAGGGCTGTGTAGCCTATGCCATCAAGCATTTCAAGCACATCTGCAGGCACACGTTTCACTAGTTTCTCCACAAACTCTGAGTGCCCTTCACAAGCTGCAACATGCAGTGCAGTCATTGATGAATTTGAGATCTTAGCTCTCTCAGAATTAGGATGTGTGTCCAGAAACTTTCTAGCCTCTTCCCAATTGCCTCTGGATGCGGCACGGTACAGTGGTAGGTAGTCATCCAAGTTCACTTCCACTATATTTGCATCAATCATTTATATAGTTCACTTAAAATtgaaacccccaaaaaaaataatgtcatCTATGAAGCATATGAATTATCTATCATGTGatacaagaaaaattaaaacatgggCAATCAGCTGCTTACATTTCTGACCAGGATTGCTATGCTGTGTTGGGATAGGCtctgttgaagaagatgggtttccgCCACTTCTTGTATAATGATTGGTGCGTGCTATACTATGAGTAATGATGGTTGGTTGCAAGGAGCCACCACTTGGCTCCATATCCAGTGTGATTTCACCGGTTGGGAGGGCCATTGATGATTAAGTATATATGTCTGTTTGCTAAAGTAATTAGCAAAAATCAAGAACACAATTCTTGATCTTGTGCTATTTGAAGAAAGGAGGATGCAATTatcaaccaacaaaaaaaaaaaaaaaaaaaggaggatgCTTCCTTGCTTCCTTCTTCGTGTCTTCTTCCCGTAAAGAAAATGGACTGGTGCTAAGGTCAACATGTTGTCTTTCTGCTTTTTGACAGAcgtgtctctctctctcctttcagacccaaaaaaaaactctttcTCCTTTTAAAAGACGAGAGGCTCCtgtcactttcatttatttatttattttattttggaagtTCCCTGAAAGTGCAAGGAAAAAGTCTACCTACAGGTAGAAGAAAACAACCCACTGCATTCACATTTCGAAAGGTGTGTTTATAGATGACATGAACTTCTAACTCAAATATGTCCCCATAGTGACTCAAAAGGTATGCTTAATAGATGGATGCCAAATGCAAAAGGCCAAATTTATATTACGAAGGTCCTGTAGTTTATTTACAGCATAGGTGCATGCTATAGGTGTTTATCTATATTCCAAAAACTCCAGACAATCTAATGCAGATTCTGCCTTCATCACTGATCAGTATTCAGTATGTATAAAAAAGTGCCAAAAAGAAACACAATTGCAAACACCTTCTTTCCATAGGTTCGTCGAATTACCAAATGTTTTGAGGTCTAAAGATGCTCCTTCCAAATGTTGATCGGACCATTTGGATAAACAAGGGAAGCTGCAGCAAGGCGAAAAGAGTCACCGGGAAAGAGGCCAGCAAGGTGATCGGGATATAAACCCAATTGAATTTCTTGCTGAGCACAATTGTAAAAGTTGCACCAAAGGCTACCATCATGGTGGCTATAGCAATGAAGAGAGAAGCTAAACCTATTATCAACTTCTTTGGTAATGACTCGAGGAAATCTTCTTCGGCATAACGTGCAGTTAGGATTGATAAAAACATCAAGAGGGAAGTTAAAGAAGCAAATAGAGAAATTGCATCTGAAACAGCAAACACCATGAACATGATTGTCTTCTTATCTAAGAAATTTGGATCTCCATCGTCGTTGTTACCTCCAGGTGCTGTAAAAGCAGCAGCAAACACAACTGTGGCAACAAGAGTTGCAACGAGCATGCAAGAATTTGAAGTATCCTTTAGCCATTTCTCTCCACTCTCAGCTAATTGTTTATGTTCCTTGGTGAATAATTCCCTTGCAGTTTCGAGATTTGTGTTTGGATACTCCTTATAATAAGGGTGAACTAGGTTCTCCACCACCtaaacatacaaaataaaaaaattaacaatgtCAAATATGTGTGTTTGTAATACCAACTGACAAACTTTCTGGATAAACACCTTGAACCACTGCAACTCTCTCTGCATTTGTAGAGCTGCACCAGATATAGATGATAGTTGGGAAAGAGGAGGCAACTTTGCTGCCAGATGCAAGATGGTCTCCCTCGGTTCAAGTACTGCAAAAGCCATTAATTTATTTCGTGCAGTCTTATCACACACCATACGGAAAAGATTTTCATGACGATGTTCAATAGCATATGTGAGTACTAAAAATCTGTTGTTGCCGAAGCgaacccatattaaatcaggaaaaaaatttaggagTATCCTTAAAATTTCAGTTGTCC
Proteins encoded in this region:
- the LOC18771848 gene encoding ankyrin repeat-containing protein At5g02620 isoform X2 codes for the protein MALPTGEITLDMEPSGGSLQPTIITHSIARTNHYTRSGGNPSSSTEPIPTQHSNPGQKLEVNLDDYLPLYRAASRGNWEEARKFLDTHPNSERAKISNSSMTALHVAACEGHSEFVEKLVKRVPADVLEMLDGIGYTALHYAAIGGNLRSAKALLGKNPKLTQRLDSAGRTALLLAATFASENKELVWYLLLVTKREKPGLPSTGPLAANLVNVLIASGFPDVLARNKSNFLSGSRLGSWESCIYPFLPVEVDCGPPHSVRASVARHESVQSDPSEQYRVHWLRRMLFGAIKRIARAGFMRLHDAKLRHHCAVELLRQICLQLSQEQVKSDILEIAATNGIVEFIRTLVEFFPDLMWFILSKDRYLLLPFAIEFRHENLFRIVCGKTARSKLIASTLLKSESGGTILHLAAKLAPLPQLSSVSCPALQMQRELQWFKVVEKLVHPYYKDNLNKKGETARELFTKEHKELAQRGEKWLKDTSNSCMLVATLIATVVFAAAFTVPGGNDNDGSPNLLRKNSSTFMVFVVSDAIALFASLTSLLMFLSILTARYAEEDFLQSLPRRLMIGLASLFFAIASMMVAFGATIVLVLNNRFNWVSITITSLATCLVALFAMLQLPLFIQMVRSTFGQSIFRPENIDNSMDLCKKDA
- the LOC18771848 gene encoding ankyrin repeat-containing protein At5g02620 isoform X1, yielding MALPTGEITLDMEPSGGSLQPTIITHSIARTNHYTRSGGNPSSSTEPIPTQHSNPGQKLEVNLDDYLPLYRAASRGNWEEARKFLDTHPNSERAKISNSSMTALHVAACEGHSEFVEKLVKRVPADVLEMLDGIGYTALHYAAIGGNLRSAKALLGKNPKLTQRLDSAGRTALLLAATFASENKELVWYLLLVTKREKPGLPSTGPLAANLVNVLIASGFPEISLYLVKEYPNLATETDQEVCTPLDVLARNKSNFLSGSRLGSWESCIYPFLPVEVDCGPPHSVRASVARHESVQSDPSEQYRVHWLRRMLFGAIKRIARAGFMRLHDAKLRHHCAVELLRQICLQLSQEQVKSDILEIAATNGIVEFIRTLVEFFPDLMWFILSKDRYLLLPFAIEFRHENLFRIVCGKTARSKLIASTLLKSESGGTILHLAAKLAPLPQLSSVSCPALQMQRELQWFKVVEKLVHPYYKDNLNKKGETARELFTKEHKELAQRGEKWLKDTSNSCMLVATLIATVVFAAAFTVPGGNDNDGSPNLLRKNSSTFMVFVVSDAIALFASLTSLLMFLSILTARYAEEDFLQSLPRRLMIGLASLFFAIASMMVAFGATIVLVLNNRFNWVSITITSLATCLVALFAMLQLPLFIQMVRSTFGQSIFRPENIDNSMDLCKKDA
- the LOC18771848 gene encoding ankyrin repeat-containing protein At5g02620 isoform X3; its protein translation is MIDANIVEVNLDDYLPLYRAASRGNWEEARKFLDTHPNSERAKISNSSMTALHVAACEGHSEFVEKLVKRVPADVLEMLDGIGYTALHYAAIGGNLRSAKALLGKNPKLTQRLDSAGRTALLLAATFASENKELVWYLLLVTKREKPGLPSTGPLAANLVNVLIASGFPEISLYLVKEYPNLATETDQEVCTPLDVLARNKSNFLSGSRLGSWESCIYPFLPVEVDCGPPHSVRASVARHESVQSDPSEQYRVHWLRRMLFGAIKRIARAGFMRLHDAKLRHHCAVELLRQICLQLSQEQVKSDILEIAATNGIVEFIRTLVEFFPDLMWFILSKDRYLLLPFAIEFRHENLFRIVCGKTARSKLIASTLLKSESGGTILHLAAKLAPLPQLSSVSCPALQMQRELQWFKVVEKLVHPYYKDNLNKKGETARELFTKEHKELAQRGEKWLKDTSNSCMLVATLIATVVFAAAFTVPGGNDNDGSPNLLRKNSSTFMVFVVSDAIALFASLTSLLMFLSILTARYAEEDFLQSLPRRLMIGLASLFFAIASMMVAFGATIVLVLNNRFNWVSITITSLATCLVALFAMLQLPLFIQMVRSTFGQSIFRPENIDNSMDLCKKDA